Within the Erigeron canadensis isolate Cc75 chromosome 6, C_canadensis_v1, whole genome shotgun sequence genome, the region ATGATGTAAATACTACAATGTTTAGGACGAAGTCATTATATTATGCTTGAAGTTAAGTCATCTTTTGTATTCTCAACTTTCCTTTACACTACCTCCTTTAACATCAATCACTCTTACACTCACCACCATTTCCGTTCCCACCACCTGTCGCCACTGCCgctgccgccaccaccacaaaGGATTTCGCTTCAACTAGGCATGGTTGGAGTAAAGATTAAGAGCTAGAATCAAAATATATCCCTTTATTGTAGTTTTATTAAACAATTTGAAGGTATGTTTGTTGTTTCATCTTTATTATCAATTGAGATAGAAGAGACCGATAAATAACAGCTGTCTGGTCGATTGCCGATTGGTTGATTTGggaagaaaaatattttgaagagATCAAGGAATAAAACATTGAGTCGGGCTGGGCTAATTGAGGAGGCTGTAGAGATGATCAAACTAGAGGTATTATAGTCTTTAGaaaatatttaatgtgtatGAATCAAAAACTCCCGTGTAAAATTCAGAAACCTTTTGTTATCGTTTACGTACCAAAGCCTTATTGTTTTGTCAACAAGACAAAGCCATTTGTTTTCATTCTTTTCCGACTTTAAACACTCAACAAATGGCAGTTAAATCAACCATCTCCAAATTATCTAATGGTAAGGATGTCTCTTTTGTCATATTTCGAGAtgaccataaatatttaatttccaCTTATGTTGGGTTTAATTGAGTTTTCCCCTCCAGCTGtgtgataaaaataaattggaGATTTATTCGGCGAGTGACTTTCTCATTAAGACAATCATGAGTAATTCATATAGGGATTTTCTAATGACAGCTCACTAGGCTGTTTTTAAGCACTAATTACATTCTTTAAATAATGCATAATTAATTTAGATTCCCtctaattagttttttttgtcGTCCCTCCATTTCTTTTGCTAaagtcaaataaaaataattttaattgaaTATTTATTCCTAATTTATCTCAAACATCTAACTATTATTTAGATCtttatttatcaaaacaaaaacctatacaaactTTACAATTCTTCCGGCTCTCCTCCGGTcagtatatatatcttaaacttttgatatttttgcTTTTCAGTTAGTGTTTGATTATGATATACACTGATtcgttatttatatatttttgttgattaattattGAATATCTATAGCTTTGCATACATTTGATGGACtatatatttttgagttttaagTTCCTTGTTGATCTACTCAAGTTACgaattagatatatatgatttgttaaTTGTAAATGTACACCACTATTATTTAGTATTGGTAGGTCgttgatatatatttactatTGTTCCGTTAATTGTTTCTAATAATATTGTTGCACATTTAGGAATTATGTTTGATTTGAACAATCTTCCAGACGATGATTACGATGAAAATATTATTGATGAAACATTGAATAATGAACCTTTTATTGGTCAAACTTTTAGCACTTTTCAAGAGGCATTTGTTTTCTATGAAAATTATGCGAAACAATATGGATTTACAGTTCGCAAAGATCGGTCtcataaaagaaatgatacgaCAGTTAGACGTGATATTTGTTGTCATCGTGAAGGAAAGAAGCGATTAAAACTAGTTGATCTTTCTAAGAATCAACGAAATAGGGGCTCAATAAAATGTGAGTGCAATGCTCATATGCGTGTTACTTTGAAAAGAAGTTGTGATATATTTCCAGAAGAATGGCATGTTACAACTTTTGTAAAGGATCACAATCATGAATTATTGTCACCCGATGAAATGCGTTATCTTCCTGCTAACCGCATTATCACTCCAGAGGATGAACGACAAATTTTACTATATAAAGAGGCCGGGCTCAATGTTCGACAGATTATAAATGTAATGGAACTCCAAAAACAAGTGAAACATGGTGATCTTTCTTTTCAAGAAAAAGATGTCCATAATTTGTTTGCTAGAGTGAAAAGAGCACTTGGAGATAATGATGCAATGGAACTTATAAATTATATGGAagcttcaaaagaaaaaaataataagtttcaTTATGAATACACCGTTGATGAAGATATGAGGCTAGAAAATATATTCTGGTGTCATCCTCAAAGCTTCGATTGGTATGAAAAATTTGGGGATGTAATTGTATTTGATACCACTTACAAGGTCAATGCGTATGACATGTCATGTGCACTTTTCGTTGGCATTAATAATCATGGAAAAACTGTTCTGTTTGCAAGTGCACTTCTTCGTAATGAGACTGTCAAAACATTTACGTGGTTGATGAAGGTatgtcttttaaaatatctaacttatttatttatttatttatttgtagtaTATGATTCATATTCATTTTCTTGAATTGATATGCAGACTTTTGTGGCCATCATGAAAAAACCATCACAAACAATCATCACTGATCAAGATCCATGGATgactgaagcaattgcaactgaaATGCCAACTACAAAACACAGCTTTTGTATATGGCATATCACTACTAAATTTAGTTGTTGGTTTGCAGCTCTTCTCCGTACTCAGTACCAAAATTGGTGTGGTGATTTCTATACACTTTATAAGATGACTTCTATAGAAGAATTCGAGCATAGTTGGCCATTAATTGTTTCAAAGTATAACTTGCAAAAAAACAATCATGTGCAAGGTTTATACAAAATTAGGAAGTCATGGGCTCCTGCCTATCTTcgaaattatttttttggtgGAATGAAATCAACTAGCACATCAGAGAGCATAAATGCTTTTATTAAACGATTTGTTTTCTCTCGCACAAGTTTGAGAGAGTTTGTTAAGCAGGTAATACCTTACAAAATATCATActtcttataatttttataccTTTATAAAATACTCTATTTAAGCCGcataactttttttcttatttattatttttaggttGATTTAGCCGTTGAAGAAATTGGAATTCGTGAGGCGAAAGACAAAATGTCAACTACACTTACACATGTTCCTTTAAAGACAAAATCTCCGTTGGAAGAACAGGCTTATGGAATTCTTACACCATTTGCTTTTAATAAGTTTCAAGTTGAATTTCAAAGAGCGAACCAGTATTCGATTGTATGCGTTGAAGGTAACGACTTTATTATACGATACTTTGATggtgaaaatcataaaaatcatcagGTATTTTGGGATGGGCACATTGCTTTGTGTAGTTGCAAGAATTTTGAGTTTTGAGGAATACTTTGTCGTTATATATTTCGGGCACTTTTTCACAAGGATTGTTTTAAGATACCACCTATATACTTCCCTTTGCGTTGGAGTCTAGATTCTTTTCAGAGTGGCAGTGCAAGGCAACCTTTATCACCAAATGTGTCATTGACTCAAACAAGTATTGCTCAAGGAATTGATTTAGAAAAAAGGTATAACGTTTTGTGCCCCCCAAAATCAGCAACAAAAGGTCGTCCAAAAAGAGGCGTATGAAGGGTGGAAAGGAATTGGGAAATAAGCCACGTAATAGATGTTCCATATGCAAGGAACTAGGACATACAAAAACCAGGTGTGATAACAAGGAAAATAATGTTGCTGTTGAAAACCTCTCTTCAAATAAGCCACAAAACAAGAGGAAAGAAATGGCTAGTGATAGGAAAATAATGTTGCTGTTAAAAACCTCTCTTTAAATAAGCCACAAAACAAGAGGAAAGAAATGGCTAGTGATCTTGGGCTAAATCCAGTGTTTAGTTTGAAGTACTAAGCCattaaattttacttttttttttttttttgttcatagACCTTCTAATAATGCATTGTATTTCCGTTTATATTTTGGTTGTTTATTTATGTGTTAAActtatttactttttagtttgtttatgCTGGAAGTTGTAATGATAAGATATCATACAATTTGATTGCATCTATTTATAGTGTAAAGTGTTGTGCGTAATGATAAGATATCATACAATTTGATTGCATCTATTTATAGTGTAAAGTGTAGTGCATATATTCATAGTGTAAATTAAGTGTTGCTCGACTCAAAAAGATTGTTTTAAATAATGGAGCATAGTAAAAcgaaattaaatatatgtaaatatctatataaattgtacattaaaataagatattttGTTAGTGGTTTACTTTGACAAAATCATTAGAACGGAGGGAATCTAAATTAATTATGCATTATTTTAGGAATGTAATTAGTGCTTAAAAACAGTCTAGTGGGCTATCATTAGAAAATcccattcatatatatatttttttaatttgaaaaagaatGAGAAATATATTAGGTCTCCGTGTTCGAATATTGCggtattttgttattttacttTTGAACGGCACTTCAAATGTTTATTTGGTAATGGGCCTTAGCCCAAATAAGCTGCCCAACACACAACAAGATAACAACAGGACGGTAGGTCAAATACGAAACAACCATGGCTGTTACAAACTGATCATCTAAATTCCTTCACAGCAGAAACCGCTACGTATACGTATAATTAATTAGCCGGAGAGATGTGTTGCTGCTCTATATATTTCTAAATATATTTTCGatccctcttttttttttttgtttataataattAGTTTGGCTTTATTTCTATAAACTTAACAATTAATGGAGAAAGGGAATGCGATAAGAAGAACAAGAAGGACACAGCAACAATCATTAGATGATGTACCTACGGAGTTGATGCAGCGTATACAATCGTTGTTATCGGAAAAAGAAGCTGCCCGCACGTGCGTCTTGTCCAAATCATGGCTACACGCTTGGTCTACCATCCCAAACCTCAGGTTTCCAATGCCATATAGTGTAACCACAAATTACAACATGATAATCTACAATACCATCCGAAGGTATCACAACCACAATCTACCAATTGAAACTGTAAAAGTTTACATACATGTTTTAAATCTGCGGTGGCATGAATTTTGGATGCGGTGTTCCGAAACAAGACGTTGTCTCAAGGAGCTTTCCCTTGATATATGTTTTAGCTATTGTTTAACAACTGATCTTTCTGAATATACGTTCTCGGATGATATATTATTCGCTGGCGACAAGTTACAAACAATTAAGTTGAGATCAACCTGTTATTCCTGCACCATCAGTCCCGGTATCAATCCTGTGATCAAATGTGTATCGATCTTTGCGTGTTCTCGAGTTAGCATGGGTGAATATAAGTGAAGAGGTGTTTGATTACGTATTGTCTACTTGTAGCTTGCTTGAGAAGGTTATCCTTTTCTTCTGCTGAGGGTTGAAGAGAATCAAGGTTAAAAATCTTGGTTGTCTTCACCAACTTGAAATAAGTTCCTTTAATGGTCATTTGGAAATCGATAACGTCCCAAGCCTTGGCTTCTTATATTACAATTTGTGTTGTATTCATGAGAAAAACCTTTTACCATTCAAAACTACAGACGCCACGGCTTCTTCATTAGGAAGAAGCGTGACTAGCTAGGCTACATTTAGAAGGTATGATCATTGACGATACATTTTATCAAATCAAGTTTCCTTTTCTCCAAATTTTGTATGTTCAAAAGGGGTATTTGGCCTCGGAAACGTTGGTTATCACTAGTCGAGGCTCACCCTATGGTTAATGTTGGGACACAGGCTTACCGACTTACAGGTTTATGCTCCAAATGTATGTTGTTTCTATTATTGCAGCAAGACACTACCAACTCTAGCTCTTGTTTCCAACCGTACGTTGCTCCCCAGAAAATTGTGATTGTACTCGACCAAGAGAATCCACTTGATACTTCATTTTTCCTTAAGTTGAGGGAAGTACTTAATATGTCAAGCAAGTTTGACATTTATATCCAATTGTCTTTCAGTCGGTCACCATTTCCGTTGATCACTGATGATGTTGACAATCTTAGAAAAGGGGTCCTGTTTCCAGCTACTAACGTCCAACAACTTGACCTTACAATAAGTTTGGATAATCGATTAAGTACGGAGGTCACACAAGTATTTGATGCTTTCTTTTCTATTTGCCATCCCATTCATGTTAAGGTAAAGCAACTCTGGCCCAGCTGCAACAAGCGCTTCCATAAGCTAACAGTAAGGGGGATGATGGAAAATAGCACGACTGATCTAAAAAATGTCCTAATGAAAAACCCTCATGACGGAATATGGGAAGCTCTAACGAATTTATCTGTAACTTTGCCTTACATAAACGATGTTGAGTTTAAACTTGAGTGGTTTTCTCATGACTAGCTAGCTAGATTCCGAGATttaatattcattttatttttgatgtattcttgaaaaattttattCACGTTATTTGCGTGATTCATGtaccattttatattttttttatattatgttatGTCATGTCGTCTTTATTACTTTAGTAGCTAATGAATCGGTTAATTCTTCGTATGCGAATATTTGCAATTTGATTGGAACCTTTGGTGCCGGTTGAAATAGGTCACAATTTGTGATTGATTCCTTGGTGTCAAATGGATCCGATTACGTTTTCTTGCTCCTTGAACACTTGCTATTTGATGATAACTGgttaattattaattaggtGTTCTGACTTTTCAAAATAttctcataaaccaaaacaaagttCACTGATAATACACGTCCCCTTTTATTGGATATGATGATGTGTATAGATTTAAAGAAACTTGAGTTAATTTGTTCCTTGGCTTGACATTTGAGGTGTGAATGTTGTTGTCGCATGGCAACTTTCTTTGATGCACCCATGTTGAATCATTGTCTGAGCCGAATAAGCATATGATGAATTATACGATCCTATACATTCATTGGGATCAGTAGCTCAAAGTTGGCTATAAACCTGTTTAATTTTTATGTGAGTTCCTGTTTTGGTTCATTAGCTCACAAGTTGGAGGCTTAGGGATTGTGGTTTAACCAAGTAAATTTTACTTTAATGGTTCCGTTAATCCTTCTGAAAGGTTGTAGTAGATTGCATATAGAATGTGAAGGGTACAAGATCTGATGCATATCAATAGATACGGTTCGTGAATCGTGACTATTGAAAaaccattcttttttttttcttccatggGATGGGTGGTTTGGGTATTCTTTTGATGGGGATTTTTTGTTTGCTTTGATTCGGTTTCTTCAGTAATGTTGTGTTTAATTCTTGTGAGGTTGAATGGGTCATTGGAGTTCTGGTTTGCAATGGTGTTAAAATATGCCTCACCAAGCTTGAATGTTGCGTTGAGATAgtaagttttcaatatatttttctcAAATTTAATGAGTTTATTAATTGAATCTTCATGACTTCATTCATGCTGTATATAGACACAAGAAGGCCGGCTATAGACCTTTGATTGAGTTTGGTTGATTGGTTATGCAGAAAGCCATGAAATTTGTATGcaattttttaagaaatatccttgtgctgaagaagaatgggaCCTTCATGTTCTTCCTACTGATTCCATTAGACCAGTCTTGGCAGAAACATTCCCAAAATCCAggtgaaaattttgaaagattttctttatatatataattatttacacAATCTCCAAGGCTCTTTGGGTCATACTGGCCATGGTTAGACATACTGGTGCCCTCCAACAGCTCTTTAGGCCGAACCTTACTTTGCACCACCTCTAGGTGATGGCCAGGGAACTGGGGAAGGGTTTAAAAGATTCGCCTTCCCGGATAAATTGAATAAGGATAATAAgcatctttattttaattatatataagc harbors:
- the LOC122604923 gene encoding protein FAR1-RELATED SEQUENCE 11-like; its protein translation is MFDLNNLPDDDYDENIIDETLNNEPFIGQTFSTFQEAFVFYENYAKQYGFTVRKDRSHKRNDTTVRRDICCHREGKKRLKLVDLSKNQRNRGSIKCECNAHMRVTLKRSCDIFPEEWHVTTFVKDHNHELLSPDEMRYLPANRIITPEDERQILLYKEAGLNVRQIINVMELQKQVKHGDLSFQEKDVHNLFARVKRALGDNDAMELINYMEASKEKNNKFHYEYTVDEDMRLENIFWCHPQSFDWYEKFGDVIVFDTTYKVNAYDMSCALFVGINNHGKTVLFASALLRNETVKTFTWLMKTFVAIMKKPSQTIITDQDPWMTEAIATEMPTTKHSFCIWHITTKFSCWFAALLRTQYQNWCGDFYTLYKMTSIEEFEHSWPLIVSKYNLQKNNHVQGLYKIRKSWAPAYLRNYFFGGMKSTSTSESINAFIKRFVFSRTSLREFVKQVDLAVEEIGIREAKDKMSTTLTHVPLKTKSPLEEQAYGILTPFAFNKFQVEFQRANQYSIVCVEESHEICMQFFKKYPCAEEEWDLHVLPTDSIRPVLAETFPKSSLMESFVPFGGFFSMPSDIKSPLRVSSHFGSLCHICDEKFKLEVNDVSQGGLTGSVSDHCRSNLPSWLQMSQLSANSEMDMVQYRDSGTVQRQSVQAETECAGRQSDRT